Genomic DNA from uncultured Fibrobacter sp.:
ACTGTTCGATTACAGACAAATCGTCAATCACTTTGATGCGTAGATTTTCGCTGTAGCCGAAATCCTTATTTTCGGCATAGTCGTCTGTCAACTGCTGTATACGCTTTTCGCCGTCGTTGTCAGCCTTGATGGAGTAGTAATATCCCTTGACGCCCGCCACATTCTGGATTCGTTCGTTCCAGAAGTTATTTTCGAGAGAAAGCCCCGTTACAACGGAATGGCTGTGCCCGGGGAATCCGGCACTGTTAAGCGTCTGGCCTTTAGCGGCGCGCTTGTCTTCCGGATCTTGCGATTCATAACGGTACAAGCCACTCCACGTGAGAATGTGATTTTGCGTGAACGCGTAGTCAAAATTCCAGGGAGCTACAATCGTCTGGTTTTCGCGTTCGATATGCGACGCCCCACCCATAGAAATTTCGCCAAAGGCGGTATTCGCTTCGCGAACATTCTCTTTGTCCCAGCCGTAGTAATAAGTATGGCTAGTATCGATGACAGCCTCTTTACCGAAGGCGTAGCTGAACGAAAGCGCGGCCGAAAGCCCCTTGACAAACAAATTCGCCTTTTCGAGAGAAAGGTTCACGCCGTACGATTGCGCGTTGGAGTTCGCCTCTTCGATGCGGTGGGAATTCGACTGGATTTCTTTATCCATCGCGTTGTAAATCACGCCCAAAGTCGCCTTGTCAAAGAAATATTTTTCAAAAGAGACATACGGCAACACGTTGTAACTGTAATAACGGTCGTGATCTCGCGCTACAACCGTGTCCATGTAGGGCGTGGTGAATTCGTAATCGTTGTCGGAGTAGTTGTAATAGGCCGAAATTCCGGTGGCGATAGCGCGGCTCTTGGCAGAATCTGTCACCCACACGTACTTTGCGTCGAGCGAGGCCTTATGCGTGTTGAAACTCCCGAAGCTGTAAGAGCCCGTAATGGAACTCTTGGGCAAGTCATGCGTCACGATGTTGATGACACCGCCCATGCCGTCGGTCGCGAAGCGTTCGGGAACATAGCTCTTGTAAATTTCGATGCGGTCAATCTTGTCGATGGGAATATCGTTGACGGAGAAATTTCCGTTACCGTTATCGACAGGCACTCCATCGACAAGCACTTTCACATTTTTGCCTTCCATGCCGCGAATATTGATTTTACTTTCGCTACCCATGCCGCCCGATTGGCGGATTTTCACGCCCGAAGAGCGGTTCGTGGCATCTGCGATGGTGGCGCTGGAGCCCTGAAGTTCCGTGGCATCCATGACCTTGACCGATTCGGCCTTGGTTTTCTTGTCGACCGGAGCGGCTTCGTTGATTCCTTCGCCCTCGATTCCCATTTCGTCAAGTAGGGTCACGTCAGACTTCTTTTCCGGCGCACTTGCTGGGGTGCTTTCGCTTGTTGCTGATTCCTCGGCAAAAATATCGTCAAAATTCGTGATGTCGTCTTCGGCGTAGATGGAGGTTGCCAAAGTGAGTAAAATAATTGAAATAAATGCCCCAAATTTCATAGCCGCCCAAATTGAGAAAATGCAACAAAAAACATCTACTCCAAAAGGTTTAGCGAAAATCCGTTTGGAGTAGAAAAGAAGGTTTATTTTTCCAAAATTTGGTTCAGCCCATTTTGGGAGGAAAAACAATGAAAAAGAAATCTCTGCTCTCTTGGATTTTCCTGTTTGCCAAAAACAAGAAAAAATACTACATCGCAAGCATTTTCTTTGCGCTACTGCGCGTCGCTTGCGGAATCGCTCCTTACATCATTATCGCAAACATCGTACGCGAGCTGCTTTCGGGCGTGCGCGACTGGGATGTTTATCTAAAGGAATGCTTGGTTATTGCGGCATTCTGGTTCGGGAATGTCCTGTTCCACAGCATTTCGACGACGCTTTCGCATGTGGCAACTTTCAACGTGCTTGGCAATATCCGCAAGGACCTTTGCAACAAGCTATCGCGTGTGCCGCTGGGTTCTGTTCTCGACATGCCCTCGGGCGCTCTCAAGAACATCCTGGTAGAACGCATCGACAGCATGGAAACGACGCTTGCACACGTAGTCCCGGAATTTACCTCGAACCTGATTCTCCCAGTGCTCATGTTTGTCTACCTTTTCCATATCGATTGGCGCATGGGACTAGCCTCGCTTGGAACGCTCCCGATCGGTATGGTCGCCATGGCAGTCATGTTTGCCGGAGCGCAAAAATGGTTCGACAATTCTATCCAGAAAACAAAGGCATTGAACGACACCGCGGTTGAATACATTAACGGCATCGAAGTCATCAAGGCTTTCGGCAAGTCAAAATCGTCTTACGACAAGTTTGTTGTAGCAGCAAAAGAAGGGAGCGACTGTTTTGTCGAATGGATGCGCCGCTGCATTTGGCCGCACGCCCTTGCCATCACGGTCGCTCCTGCCACGCTATTGACGGTTCTGCCGTTCGGTGGTTACTTCTATTATAACGGTTCCATTACGGCCGTCGATTTTATCACCGTCATCATCGTTTCGGTGAGTATCATGATGCCGCTCCTCACCATCATGAGTTACAGCGACGACATCAGCAAGGCGGGCGTCATTTTCGGCGAAGTCGGTTCGGTGCTCGAAATGAAGGAACTAGATCGCCCCATAGTTGACTTGCACAAGCCGGCCGACAATTCCATTACGTTGAAAGACGTGCGCTTTAGCTATCATAAGGGAATCGAAGGCGAAGAAAAGAAGGAAATTCTCCACGGCATCAACATGGTTCTCCCCGAAGGGAGCTTTACCGCATTCGTGGGCCCGAGCGGTTCCGGCAAATCGACGATTGCACGCCTTATCGCCTCGCTGTGGGATGTTGACAGCGGCGACATCGAAATCGGTGGCGTGAACATCAGGGATCTTTCGCTCGAAGAATACAACCGCCGCGTCGCCTACGTTTCGCAGGATAACTTCCTGTTCGACATGTCTGTCCGCGAAAACATTCGGCTCGGGCGGCCTTCGGCATCCGATGCCGAAGTCGAAGAGGTGGCGCGCCAAAGCGGCTGCTACGAATTTATCATGAGTCTCGAAAACGGCTTCGACACGATTGTCGGCGGCTCGGGCGCCCACCTCTCCGGTGGCGAGCGCCAGCGCATCGCCATCGCCCGCGCGATGATGAAAAACGCCCCCATCGTCATTTTGGACGAAGCGACCGCCTACACCGACCCCGAAAACGAAGCCATCATCCAGAAATCCGTGGCAAAACTCGTGCAAGGCAAAACACTCATCGTCATAGCACACCGCCTTTCGACCGTCAAGGACGCCGACAAGCTCTACGTCATCAAGGACGGCAACATCGACAGCTGCGGCACGCACCAGGAACTGCTCGAAAAGGGCGGTCTGTACAAGTCCATGTGGCAGGCCCACATCAGTGCCAAGGATTCCGAGGAGGATGCATAAATGTTCGATACTCTCATCAAGTTCTTCAATTTCTGCAATGCAGAAAACCGCCACAAATTCTACGGCTCTATCATCGTGGGAATCTTCAATTCCTTCTTCATGGCACTCCGCATCGGTGCCATGGCCGTCATGTTGCAAGGCGTCATTCGCCATGTACAAGGCGAAGCGCCGTTTACCATGGATACTGTCAGGCTCGCGCTTGGAATCATGGTAGCAAGCCTTATCGGAGCAACCGTTACCAAGCGCATCATGAGCATGTGGCAAACCGAGGGCGGTTACCGCACTTGCGCCTCCAAGCGCATCGAAATCGCCGAACACCTGCGTTACCTGCCCATGGGCTACTTCAACAAGAACAGCCTCGGCTACATCACCTCCGTCACCACCAACACCATGGAACAGCTTGGCGATGTGGCAACACGCGTTGTCATGATGGTCACGCAGGGCATTCTCGACACCATTCTCATCATCGTGATGATTGCCTTTTTCGATTGGCGAATTGCGATTGTCGCAACCATCGGCTTTGCGATTTTCCAATTCATCAACACGCTCATGCGCATGAACGTCCGCGCCGTTTCTCACGAAAAAGTGGAATCCGACAGTAAGGTGGTCGAAAAGGTTCTCGAATACATCCAGGGAATCGCCGAAGTCAAGGCCTACAACATGACCGGCAAGCGTTCCAAGGAACTGAACGAGATTATTGACAGGAACACCAGCGCCAATATCGGCAT
This window encodes:
- a CDS encoding TonB-dependent siderophore receptor, translating into MATSIYAEDDITNFDDIFAEESATSESTPASAPEKKSDVTLLDEMGIEGEGINEAAPVDKKTKAESVKVMDATELQGSSATIADATNRSSGVKIRQSGGMGSESKINIRGMEGKNVKVLVDGVPVDNGNGNFSVNDIPIDKIDRIEIYKSYVPERFATDGMGGVINIVTHDLPKSSITGSYSFGSFNTHKASLDAKYVWVTDSAKSRAIATGISAYYNYSDNDYEFTTPYMDTVVARDHDRYYSYNVLPYVSFEKYFFDKATLGVIYNAMDKEIQSNSHRIEEANSNAQSYGVNLSLEKANLFVKGLSAALSFSYAFGKEAVIDTSHTYYYGWDKENVREANTAFGEISMGGASHIERENQTIVAPWNFDYAFTQNHILTWSGLYRYESQDPEDKRAAKGQTLNSAGFPGHSHSVVTGLSLENNFWNERIQNVAGVKGYYYSIKADNDGEKRIQQLTDDYAENKDFGYSENLRIKVIDDLSVIEQFAVKGGYQHSLRFPTREEIFGDGMYVQCSPNIKPEKSDNFTAGAELDMRQIPLLLKLHLEFNWFYMLMEDRIYWNNYASVSRPYYNSVGTKTTGFEIDAAVDVNEYISLSYNLTRQEAESREADLAYGIAKGLTVPNIPTLYMNFGAEFHVGDLIYRDDFFKLYWLANYTDEYYYSWKVSKRQDRTIPSSFTQDLGVEYSILANTLSWNFEVRNFMDVRVYDKYGESKPGRAFATKVKFTL
- a CDS encoding ABC transporter ATP-binding protein yields the protein MKKKSLLSWIFLFAKNKKKYYIASIFFALLRVACGIAPYIIIANIVRELLSGVRDWDVYLKECLVIAAFWFGNVLFHSISTTLSHVATFNVLGNIRKDLCNKLSRVPLGSVLDMPSGALKNILVERIDSMETTLAHVVPEFTSNLILPVLMFVYLFHIDWRMGLASLGTLPIGMVAMAVMFAGAQKWFDNSIQKTKALNDTAVEYINGIEVIKAFGKSKSSYDKFVVAAKEGSDCFVEWMRRCIWPHALAITVAPATLLTVLPFGGYFYYNGSITAVDFITVIIVSVSIMMPLLTIMSYSDDISKAGVIFGEVGSVLEMKELDRPIVDLHKPADNSITLKDVRFSYHKGIEGEEKKEILHGINMVLPEGSFTAFVGPSGSGKSTIARLIASLWDVDSGDIEIGGVNIRDLSLEEYNRRVAYVSQDNFLFDMSVRENIRLGRPSASDAEVEEVARQSGCYEFIMSLENGFDTIVGGSGAHLSGGERQRIAIARAMMKNAPIVILDEATAYTDPENEAIIQKSVAKLVQGKTLIVIAHRLSTVKDADKLYVIKDGNIDSCGTHQELLEKGGLYKSMWQAHISAKDSEEDA